Genomic DNA from Alkalihalobacterium alkalinitrilicum:
ACAAGAATTAAATTCATTTGGTGATTCTCTTCTTGTTGTTTCCGATGATGACTTGCTAAAAGTACATATTCACGCCGAGTCACCTGGTGAAATTCTAAATCGAGCACAACGTTTTGGAAACTTAATCAATATTAAAATTGAAAATATGAGAGAACAACATACTCATTTATTAGATGAAACGAAAGCGGTTTATGGTGATGAAGCGGTTAGCCAAATTCCAACAGAAAAGAATGAGTATGGGGTCGTTACGGTATCGATGGGCGATGGAATTGAAGATTTATTTAAAGGGCTTGGGGCAAGCGTGGTCATACCAGGCGGACAAACGATGAATCCAAGTACAGAAGATATTGTTTCCGCAATACATAAAGCAAATGCTCATAAAGTGATTGTGCTTCCGAATAACGGCAATATTATTATGGCAGCTGAACAAGCTGCAGAGGTAGCAGATGCTGAAGTTATTGTTATTCCTTCCAAGTCTGTACCTGAAGGGTTAGCGGCGCTGCTTGCATTTAATCCTTTAACTTCCCTCGATAACAACGGGACAACCATGACGGATGCGATGGCAGGTGTAAAAACAGGGCAAGTCACATATGCTGTTCGTGATACGAATATGGACGGTATCGAAATTAAAAAAGATGACTATATGGGAATTTCTGAAAAAGAAATTGTTTCTGCTGGTTCATCTTTAGTTGATGTAACAAAACAATTGTTACAAGTTATGTTAGACGAAGATTCCGAAATTTTAACGGTTATCTGGGGAGTAGGAGCAACTGAAGATACAGTAGCTGATATAACTTCTTTCGTGAATGAAAAATTTGAAGATGTAGATGTAGAAATTCATGAAGGTAAACAACCTTTGTATTCGTTTATATTAGCAGTTGAATAAGATCATAATTAATGAGGCTGACTCTAAGTTTCTGTGCGCTCTACTCTTACACGGTATTTCATTTTCGTGTAGAGATGCCTAGCACTTTGCTTTTGGTCAACCTCATTTTTAAAGTGAGGTGAAAGGATTGAAGTACCGTACAGTGTTTGACATTATTGGTCCAATCATGATAGGTCCATCTAGTTCTCATACTGCAGGAGCTGCAAGAATTGGTCGCGTGGCTCGAACGTTGTTTGGCAGAGAACCAAAATGGGCCAATATTTACTTTTATGGATCTTTTTCAAAAACGTATAAAGGTCATGGTACCGATGTGGCAATTGTAGGTGGTCTTTTAGATTTTGATACTTTTGATAAACGTATTACAAGTGCCATTCAAATTTCCAAAACAAAAGGAATTGAAATTAATTTTTATGAAGAGGAAGCGGTGACAGATCATCCGAATACGGCAAAAATTATTCTTGGTGATGAAACAGATAAATTGGAGTTAGTTGGGATATCCATTGGTGGCGGAAAAATAGAAGTTATTCAACTCAACGGTTTCGACTTAAGACTTTCAGGTAATCATCCCGCAATACTTGTTGTGCATAACGACCGCTATGGTGTCATTGCGAGTGTATCCAATATATTAGCCAAATACCAAATTAATATTGGTCATATGGAAGTATCAAGAAAGGAAAAAGGACAAGAAGCTCTTATGGTTATTGAAGTTGATCAAAATGTAGACGAGTCTTTACTAAAAGAGATGGAAGCTTTACCTAATATTCATAAAGTGACTAAAATCCATGACTAGTAAATTGGAGGTTAATGATGTTTCGAAATGTTGCGGAATTAATTGAGTTAGCAGAGTCCAATCAAATTCCAATTTCTGAAGTGATGATTAAGCAAGAGATGGAAGTATCGGAAAAAAGTCAAGAAGCCGTATTTTCTTTAATGGAAAAAAACCTCGATATTATGGAAGAAGCAGTGAATCGAGGAATAAAAGAAAACATTAAATCCGTATCGGGTCTAACTGGCGGTGATGCTGTTTTATTACAAACATACATCCAATCAGGAAAGTCACTTTCTGGAGATGTTGTTTTAGATGCAGTAAGTAAAGCTATTGCAACAAATGAAGTCAATGCTGCGATGGGAACGATTTGTGCAACACCAACAGCAGGTTCCGCAGGTGTCGTGCCTGGCACATTATTTGGATTGCAAAATAAACTTAATCCGACAAAAGAACAAAAAGTAAGGTTTCTTTTTACAGCAGGGGCCTTTGGGTTTGTGGTAGCTAATAATGCTTCCATTTCAGGAGCGGCAGGTGGATGTCAAGCTGAGGTAGGATCTGCAACAGGTATGGCAGCAGCAGCGATCGTTGAGTTAGCTGGTGGAACACCAAGTCAATCTGCTGAAGCGATGGCTATTGCTTTAAAGAATATGCTCGGACTCGTTTGTGATCCAGTCGCAGGTCTCGTGGAAGTTCCCTGTGTAAAAAGAAATGCAATAGGAGCATCGATTGCCATTGTTGCTGCTGATATGGCATTAGCAGGTATCACAAGTCGGATTCCGTGTGATGAAGTGATCGATGCGATGTACAAAATAGGGCAGACGATGCCTATTGCTTTGCGCGAAACAGCACAAGGTGGATTAGCGGCTACCCCAACTGGCCGAGAGTTAGAAGCTAAAATATTTGGGATTTCTCTTGATAAAAAATGAGTCATTTAGTACAACCTGTAACCATATTAAAGGGAGTAGGAGAAGAAACTGGAAAACAGTTGGGGAATTTAGGAATTCATACGGTTGGAGATTTGCTAGAATATTTTCCGTTTCGTTATGAAGATTATCGAATAAGAGAAATACATGAAGTACAACACGATGAAAGAGTAACGATCGCAGGGATCGTTCATAGTGAGCCAACCGTAAGGTATTTCGGTAAAAAGAAAACAAGACTATCTGTCCGGGTATTAATCGACAATGTACTGATTACAGCTGTCTTTTTTAATCAAGGATTTATAAAAAAACAATTACAGATTGGCAGTTCTATTACTCTAACAGGTAAATGGGATCGTCACCGTTTGACCTTAACAGTGAACGAATTTAAGCTTGGTGACGTAACTCGACAAGATGAAATAGCACCAGTTTATTCTGTTGGAGGAAACCTAAAGATGGCCACGTTAAAAAAAATAATCTATCAGGGACTAAAGGAGTATTCTAATGAAATTCCAGAAATACTCCCTCCTTTTATTTTAAAAAAGTATAAATTACTATCCAAAAAAGATGCTGTCCTAAGGTTACACTATCCACAAACATTGGAACTGGTCAAACAAGCTCGGCGACGAATGGTCTACGAAGAATTTCTCCTTTTTCAATTAAAAATGCAATCGTTTCGTAAGTTTAAGCGAGAACAGACAAAAGGTCTACCGATGCCGATTGAACGTGAAAAAGTTGAACAATTTATTCAGACCTTACCGTTTCCCCTAACAGGAGCACAACAGAGAGTCGTTAAAGAAATTATGAAAGACTTGGTATCTGATTATCGGATGAACCGCTTGTTACAAGGAGATGTTGGCTCAGGAAAAACAGTTGTAGCAGCTATTGCCATGTATGCAACGGTTCAAGCAAGTTTTCAAGCCGCTTTAATGGTGCCAACCGAAATTCTAGCGGAACAACATGTTAGTTCCATTACGGAATTATTATCTCCATACGGTATAGAAGTCGCACTTCTATCAGGGTCTATAAAAGGAAAAAAACGTCGTGAACAACTTGAAAGGGTACGAACAGGGGAAATACATGTCGTCGTTGGAACACATGCACTCATTCAAGATGACGTCCACTTCAAGAAGCTT
This window encodes:
- the sdaAB gene encoding L-serine ammonia-lyase, iron-sulfur-dependent subunit beta, whose protein sequence is MKYRTVFDIIGPIMIGPSSSHTAGAARIGRVARTLFGREPKWANIYFYGSFSKTYKGHGTDVAIVGGLLDFDTFDKRITSAIQISKTKGIEINFYEEEAVTDHPNTAKIILGDETDKLELVGISIGGGKIEVIQLNGFDLRLSGNHPAILVVHNDRYGVIASVSNILAKYQINIGHMEVSRKEKGQEALMVIEVDQNVDESLLKEMEALPNIHKVTKIHD
- the recG gene encoding ATP-dependent DNA helicase RecG; protein product: MSHLVQPVTILKGVGEETGKQLGNLGIHTVGDLLEYFPFRYEDYRIREIHEVQHDERVTIAGIVHSEPTVRYFGKKKTRLSVRVLIDNVLITAVFFNQGFIKKQLQIGSSITLTGKWDRHRLTLTVNEFKLGDVTRQDEIAPVYSVGGNLKMATLKKIIYQGLKEYSNEIPEILPPFILKKYKLLSKKDAVLRLHYPQTLELVKQARRRMVYEEFLLFQLKMQSFRKFKREQTKGLPMPIEREKVEQFIQTLPFPLTGAQQRVVKEIMKDLVSDYRMNRLLQGDVGSGKTVVAAIAMYATVQASFQAALMVPTEILAEQHVSSITELLSPYGIEVALLSGSIKGKKRREQLERVRTGEIHVVVGTHALIQDDVHFKKLGLVITDEQHRFGVEQRRILRDKGENPDVLFMTATPIPRTLAISVFGDMDVSVIDEMPAGRKTIETYWVKHDILERVLHFIEKEIKKGQQAYVICPLIEESEKLDVQNAIDVHAILQAHFKDYRVGLMHGRLHPSEKDEVMEAFSKNESQILVSTTVVEVGVNVPNATVMLIYDAERFGLAQLHQLRGRVGRGEHQSYCILLADPKSDVGKERMRIMTETTDGFTLSERDLELRGPGDFFGHKQSGLPNFKVADVVHDYRALEVARQDAVEFVNSTSFWKDQEYKSLVYYLEEQGILSGEKLD
- the sdaAA gene encoding L-serine ammonia-lyase, iron-sulfur-dependent, subunit alpha, giving the protein MFRNVAELIELAESNQIPISEVMIKQEMEVSEKSQEAVFSLMEKNLDIMEEAVNRGIKENIKSVSGLTGGDAVLLQTYIQSGKSLSGDVVLDAVSKAIATNEVNAAMGTICATPTAGSAGVVPGTLFGLQNKLNPTKEQKVRFLFTAGAFGFVVANNASISGAAGGCQAEVGSATGMAAAAIVELAGGTPSQSAEAMAIALKNMLGLVCDPVAGLVEVPCVKRNAIGASIAIVAADMALAGITSRIPCDEVIDAMYKIGQTMPIALRETAQGGLAATPTGRELEAKIFGISLDKK
- a CDS encoding DAK2 domain-containing protein — translated: MSTNGIEAIQLAQMFIQGGANLTKHAKIVDSLNVFPVPDGDTGTNMNLTITSGVKEVRQASQQSIAVVAQAFSKGLLMGARGNSGVILSQLFRGFAKGVEGKTTMGGKDLAVALELGVTTAYKAVMKPVEGTILTVAKDSAKAAEKAAKKSEDPISVMEYVLTEAKASLKRTPDLLPVLKEVGVVDSGGQGLVYIYEGFLAVLKGETISGQEVETPSMEDLVKVEHHNAQSMLATEDIEFGYCTEVMVKFDEEKLRLTPFSENDFRQELNSFGDSLLVVSDDDLLKVHIHAESPGEILNRAQRFGNLINIKIENMREQHTHLLDETKAVYGDEAVSQIPTEKNEYGVVTVSMGDGIEDLFKGLGASVVIPGGQTMNPSTEDIVSAIHKANAHKVIVLPNNGNIIMAAEQAAEVADAEVIVIPSKSVPEGLAALLAFNPLTSLDNNGTTMTDAMAGVKTGQVTYAVRDTNMDGIEIKKDDYMGISEKEIVSAGSSLVDVTKQLLQVMLDEDSEILTVIWGVGATEDTVADITSFVNEKFEDVDVEIHEGKQPLYSFILAVE